Sequence from the Candidatus Paceibacterota bacterium genome:
CCGGACATGTTTTGCGCCTGAGGGGTGAGCCGCCGGTTGGGGTTCATGGACGAGCCGGCGACCGGGCGACAACATAGACGTCTTCGTCCAGCCAATATGGGCCGAGGAACAGGTTTCTGAGCTTGTAGCTCACCTTGCGCGACATCGATGCAGGCCGTTTGGAGGTGGTCCCGGAGGCGACTACTTCCCAGCCGTTGCGGTTGGGGATCTGTGCCAGGGCAGAGACAGGATACGGGCGGACGTGTGTTGGGTCGCGCCAGAAGTCGCCGGCTGCGTTTCTCAGGTGGGCGATGTTTGGGGTAATTACCAGCACCCCGGATTTGGGCTTTAGCGCTTTTTCGAGGAGGC
This genomic interval carries:
- a CDS encoding class I SAM-dependent methyltransferase gives rise to the protein MLDIACGHGFLLQLFKEAGIGATGVELDQNLCNEALSKGLELVRGDFFQFLRQAAPGSHDGAVASHIVEHFLPAQVEELFRLLEKALKPKSGVLVITPNIAHLRNAAGDFWRDPTHVRPYPVSALAQIPNRNGWEVVASGTTSKRPASMSRKVSYKLRNLFLGPYWLDEDVYVVARSPARP